In Phaeobacter piscinae, one genomic interval encodes:
- the edd gene encoding phosphogluconate dehydratase, which translates to MRLNQTVRDVTDRIIARSAKPRAAYLARMRAAKGKGPARAHLSCSGQAHAYAATGEDQMPLAEGTAGHLGIVTAYNDMLSAHQPFETYPQRIRDAVRRVGGTAQVAGGVPAMCDGVTQGEAGMELSLFSRDTIAMATGIALSHNVFDATVYLGVCDKIVPGLVIGAQVFGHLPAVFLPAGPMTSGISNDDKAKVRQKFAAGEIGRDELLKSEMAAYHGPGTCTFYGTANTNQMLMEFMGLHLPGSSFVNPGTDMRAALTEEGARRALALSALGNDYTPVCDILDERAYVNGIVGLMTTGGSTNLLIHLIAMARAGGIILDWQDFSDLSDVVPLLARVYPNGLADVNHFHAAGGLGYVIGQLLNSGHLHADTRTVAGSGLESYTAEPFLGDDGLVWKPGAAETLNDKIIRPASDPFQPTGGLSRLSGNLGTGVMKISAVAPEHRVVEAPARVFHDQEEAKAAFKAGELDKGDVVIVVRFQGPKANGMPELHSMTPFLGIMQGRGQKVALVTDGRMSGASGKIPSAIHVVPEALDGGAIAKLRDGDIVRVDALTGTLEVLSEGFDAREPVVADLSAYQHGTGREMFALFRNAVTSADTGATVFSTLTGD; encoded by the coding sequence ATGCGTTTGAACCAAACAGTCCGCGACGTCACAGACCGAATTATCGCCCGCAGCGCCAAACCCCGCGCTGCCTATCTGGCCCGGATGCGCGCGGCCAAGGGCAAAGGCCCTGCTCGCGCCCATCTCTCGTGCAGCGGTCAGGCCCATGCCTATGCCGCCACCGGTGAGGATCAGATGCCCCTCGCCGAAGGCACCGCCGGGCACCTCGGCATTGTGACCGCCTACAACGATATGCTCTCGGCGCATCAGCCGTTTGAAACCTACCCGCAACGGATCCGCGACGCGGTGCGACGCGTTGGCGGCACGGCGCAGGTCGCAGGCGGCGTGCCGGCCATGTGCGATGGCGTCACCCAGGGCGAGGCGGGAATGGAGCTGAGCCTGTTCTCCCGCGACACCATCGCCATGGCCACCGGCATCGCCCTCAGCCACAATGTCTTTGACGCCACCGTCTACCTCGGCGTCTGCGACAAGATCGTGCCGGGTCTGGTCATCGGCGCGCAGGTCTTTGGCCATCTGCCCGCCGTGTTCCTGCCCGCCGGTCCGATGACCTCCGGCATTTCCAACGACGACAAGGCCAAGGTCCGCCAGAAATTCGCCGCCGGTGAAATCGGGCGTGACGAGCTGCTCAAGTCCGAGATGGCCGCCTATCACGGCCCCGGCACCTGCACCTTCTATGGCACCGCCAATACCAATCAGATGCTGATGGAATTCATGGGTCTGCACCTGCCCGGCTCCTCCTTCGTCAATCCAGGCACCGATATGCGTGCTGCCCTCACGGAGGAAGGCGCCCGCCGTGCCCTCGCCCTCAGCGCGCTTGGCAATGATTATACGCCGGTCTGCGATATTCTGGATGAACGCGCCTATGTGAATGGCATCGTCGGGCTGATGACCACCGGCGGCTCCACCAATCTGCTGATCCACCTGATCGCGATGGCTCGTGCTGGTGGCATCATTCTGGATTGGCAGGATTTCTCTGACCTCTCTGACGTGGTGCCGCTCTTGGCGCGGGTCTATCCCAACGGTTTGGCCGATGTGAACCACTTCCATGCCGCAGGTGGACTGGGCTATGTGATCGGCCAGTTGCTGAACTCTGGTCACCTTCACGCCGACACCCGCACGGTCGCAGGCAGCGGACTGGAGAGCTACACCGCCGAACCCTTCCTTGGTGACGATGGTCTGGTGTGGAAACCCGGCGCCGCCGAGACCCTCAACGACAAGATCATTCGCCCGGCCAGCGACCCCTTCCAGCCCACCGGCGGGCTTTCCCGCCTGTCTGGCAACCTCGGCACCGGCGTGATGAAAATCTCCGCCGTCGCGCCCGAACATCGCGTGGTCGAAGCCCCGGCCCGTGTGTTCCACGACCAGGAGGAGGCCAAGGCCGCCTTCAAAGCGGGTGAGCTGGACAAAGGCGACGTTGTCATCGTGGTCCGCTTCCAGGGGCCGAAGGCCAACGGCATGCCGGAGCTGCATTCGATGACGCCCTTCCTCGGCATCATGCAGGGGCGCGGTCAGAAGGTGGCGCTGGTCACCGATGGCCGCATGTCCGGCGCCTCGGGCAAGATCCCCTCCGCCATCCATGTGGTGCCGGAAGCGCTGGATGGCGGCGCAATCGCCAAACTGCGTGACGGCGACATCGTGCGGGTTGATGCCCTCACCGGGACGCTGGAGGTTCTGAGCGAGGGGTTTGATGCCCGCGAGCCAGTGGTCGCCGATCTCTCCGCCTATCAGCATGGCACCGGCCGCGAGATGTTCGCGCTATTCCGCAATGCCGTCACCTCTGCCGACACCGGCGCCACCGTATTCTCGACCTTGACCGGAGACTGA
- the eda gene encoding bifunctional 4-hydroxy-2-oxoglutarate aldolase/2-dehydro-3-deoxy-phosphogluconate aldolase, producing the protein MAITPQDASTRAREICQLAPIVPVLVVHDVAHARPLAEALVAGGLPALEVTLRTPAALDVIAEMATVKGGVVGAGTLVTPEDVTRAVAAGAQFGVSPGATDTLLDAAEAAGLPMLPGAATASEAMRLFARGYDMLKLFPAEASGGAPALKAIGAPLPQISFCPTGGVSPDNANSYLSLSNVVCAGGSWVAPAKLIEAGDWDGIRDLARAASQLPR; encoded by the coding sequence ATGGCCATCACCCCACAAGACGCCAGCACCCGTGCCCGCGAGATCTGCCAACTGGCCCCCATCGTGCCGGTTCTGGTTGTCCATGACGTCGCCCACGCCCGCCCGCTGGCAGAGGCGCTGGTCGCCGGTGGCCTGCCCGCGCTGGAGGTCACCCTGCGCACCCCCGCCGCGCTGGATGTGATCGCCGAAATGGCGACGGTGAAAGGCGGCGTTGTTGGTGCAGGCACGCTGGTCACGCCAGAGGATGTCACCCGCGCCGTCGCTGCCGGGGCACAGTTCGGCGTCTCCCCCGGTGCCACCGACACGCTGCTGGACGCGGCGGAAGCCGCAGGCCTGCCGATGCTGCCCGGTGCTGCCACCGCCTCCGAAGCGATGCGCCTGTTCGCGCGCGGCTATGACATGCTGAAACTCTTCCCGGCTGAGGCCTCAGGCGGCGCGCCCGCGCTCAAGGCCATTGGCGCCCCGCTGCCGCAGATCAGCTTCTGCCCCACCGGCGGCGTCAGCCCGGACAATGCAAACAGCTACCTGTCGCTGTCCAACGTGGTCTGCGCCGGTGGCAGCTGGGTGGCCCCGGCGAAACTGATTGAGGCAGGTGACTGGGACGGCATCCGCGACCTCGCCCGCGCCGCCAGCCAACTGCCACGCTGA
- a CDS encoding GFA family protein: MMGTCHCSRCRKAGASTIVFVKREDLTWVAGRDQVALYQPGAPYKYGRCFCRICGSSLGEILSEEDSFPIAANALDSEISTRNRFHEFVSEKPGWYEICDDAPKSSGHPA; the protein is encoded by the coding sequence ATGATGGGCACGTGCCATTGTTCGCGCTGTCGAAAGGCGGGGGCGAGCACCATCGTTTTTGTGAAACGGGAAGATCTGACCTGGGTCGCGGGCAGGGATCAGGTGGCCCTCTACCAGCCGGGCGCGCCGTATAAATACGGGAGATGTTTCTGTAGGATCTGCGGCAGCTCGCTTGGTGAAATCCTATCCGAAGAGGACAGTTTCCCGATTGCCGCAAATGCGCTGGACAGCGAGATTTCGACCAGAAACCGGTTTCATGAATTCGTGTCGGAGAAGCCCGGCTGGTATGAGATTTGCGACGATGCGCCAAAATCCAGCGGTCATCCGGCCTGA
- a CDS encoding carbohydrate kinase family protein → MILCCGEALIDMIPAPVAGGVATMDGAEAQTGFVPHCGGAVFNTAIALGRLGQETGLFTGLSRDLFGQQLAAALTASHVDHGFAERSDQPSTLAFVHLRDGHAEYHFFDENSAGASLRPDRLPELSEDVETLFFGGISLCNGAAAETYATLAARERGRRIIMIDPNVRAGFAKDETAYRSRLAAMVAGAGIVKVSDEDLHWIYPGDAPIEEKIRQVLTGETGRGPGLVILTLGSKGAKGFLRSGPTVEVPAQVAVVADTVGAGDTFNAGFLAAASEAGVLADAACGEMDPEQLRACLGYGARAAAVTVSRPGANPPWRDELKG, encoded by the coding sequence ATGATCCTGTGTTGTGGAGAGGCGCTGATCGACATGATCCCGGCGCCGGTCGCGGGGGGCGTGGCCACCATGGATGGCGCAGAGGCGCAGACCGGGTTTGTACCCCATTGCGGCGGCGCGGTGTTCAATACGGCGATTGCGCTGGGGCGGCTGGGGCAGGAAACCGGCCTGTTCACCGGCCTGTCGCGCGACCTGTTCGGCCAGCAACTGGCGGCGGCCCTGACGGCGTCACATGTGGATCACGGGTTTGCCGAACGGTCGGATCAGCCCTCTACTCTGGCTTTTGTGCATCTGCGTGACGGTCATGCGGAGTATCATTTCTTTGACGAGAATTCCGCCGGGGCCAGCCTGCGTCCTGACAGGTTGCCGGAGCTGTCTGAGGATGTGGAGACGTTGTTCTTTGGCGGGATTTCTCTGTGCAATGGCGCTGCGGCGGAGACCTATGCAACGCTGGCGGCGCGCGAGCGGGGGCGCCGGATCATCATGATCGACCCCAATGTGCGGGCCGGGTTTGCCAAGGATGAGACGGCCTATCGCAGCCGCTTGGCGGCGATGGTGGCGGGGGCCGGGATTGTCAAAGTCTCGGATGAGGATCTGCACTGGATCTATCCCGGCGATGCACCGATTGAGGAGAAAATCCGTCAGGTTCTGACCGGGGAGACCGGGAGGGGGCCAGGGTTGGTGATCCTGACGCTGGGCAGCAAGGGCGCGAAGGGGTTCCTGCGGTCCGGCCCCACGGTCGAGGTTCCTGCGCAGGTGGCGGTGGTTGCGGATACTGTCGGGGCTGGCGATACGTTTAATGCAGGCTTTCTGGCCGCAGCGAGCGAGGCTGGCGTGCTGGCGGATGCGGCCTGCGGTGAGATGGATCCCGAACAGCTGCGCGCCTGTCTGGGATATGGCGCGCGGGCGGCGGCTGTCACGGTATCCCGTCCCGGTGCAAATCCGCCTTGGCGCGATGAACTGAAGGGCTAA